In one Dermacentor variabilis isolate Ectoservices chromosome 4, ASM5094787v1, whole genome shotgun sequence genomic region, the following are encoded:
- the LOC142577961 gene encoding glutamate receptor ionotropic, kainate 2-like gives MYGPMANMIEVLSQEAGFTYNMVCPDEGGTGIALPNGTWIGLVGDLYRNRADIVITPISVTYDRTQVVNFSPQIMAEYLAILAGFPDLVEISAFGTLMAFHWQVWAGLLCSLAVCVISAVLLDARVRAKQGSNIRLGRLLEENWWLYVSAMFMESSMRMPQDSPGRMILASWWLIVVVLMNAFTGHMKATMMLFPEPERIDSFKDLARRTNIRPFLWKGGAYENLLKKSLDVEEYRKVWNLIVTHDGLREDKYLYDEENLREVLQGKAVIVSDYTTTLYQASQTCRRRLAAGSYYFAKEPTFSTKLSMAVSRSVNPALMQLMNERANRLVESGVIKAWMETQLGDWRSCLLAKREETYSPLSLFEVQSVFLVFLIFAGFSVAFFIAEILVGGSKNAAPKRRRMPNVIPVTSSSSTINYPARIRGIQMRALQTNVAKWKRAH, from the exons ATGTACGGTCCAATGGCGAACATGATTGAGGTCCTCTCTCAGGAAGCTGGCTTCAC CTATAACATGGTTTGTCCAGACGAAGGAGGCACAGGCATAGCCCTTCCGAATGGAACTTGGATAGGTCTAGTCGGCGACCTGTATAGAAAT AGGGCTGACATTGTTATCACTCCGATCTCGGTGACATATGATCGTACCCAAGTTGTCAATTTCTCTCCACAAATAATGGCGGAGTACTTGGCCATCTTGGCCGGATTCCCAGACCTGGTGGAAATCAGCGCCTTTGGAACACTCATGGCGTTTCACTGGCAG gtGTGGGCGGGCCTGCTATGCTCCTTGGCGGTCTGTGTGATAAGTGCTGTTCTGTTGGACGCACGTGTGCGAGCCAAACAAGGCTCGAACATTCGACTGGGGCGACTCCTTGAGGAAAACTGGTGGCTGTACGTCTCAGCCATGTTCATGGAGT CATCAATGCGCATGCCCCAAGATTCGCCAGGACGGATGATACTCGCCAGCTGGTGGCTGATCGTGGTTGTCCTGATGAACGCCTTCACGGGACACATGAAAGCCACCATGATGCTTTTTCCGGAACCGGAGCGCATCGACAGTTTTAAAGATCTAGCTCGGCGCACCAACATTCGCCCTTTCCTTTGGAAAGGTGGAGCCTATGAAAACCTGCTCAAG AAATCCTTGGACGTCGAAGAGTACCGCAAGGTGTGGAACTTGATTGTTACGCATGACGGCCTTCGAGAAGACAAGTACCTCTACGACGAAGAGAATCTCCGAGAGGTTTTGCAGGGAAAAGCGGTGATCGTGAGCGACTACACCACCACGCTGTACCAAGCCTCGCAAACCTGCCGCCGCCGTCTCGCAGCCGGCAGCTACTACTTTGCCAAGGAGCCCACATTCTCGACCAAGCTGTCCATGGCAGTAAGCAGGAGTGTGAATCCGGCACTAATGCAGCTCATGAACGAAAG AGCCAACCGATTGGTTGAAAGTGGAGTCATCAAGGCGTGGATGGAAACTCAGCTGGGTGACTGGCGGTCCTGCCTATTGGCAAAGCGCGAGGAGACATACAGCCCACTCTCGCTTTTCGAGGTCCAGTCCGTGTTCCTTGTGTTTCTTATTTTCGCCGGCTTCTCCGTCGCCTTCTTCATAGCCGAGATCCTTGTAGGAG GTTCGAAGAATGCTGCTCCGAAAAGACGTCGTATGCCCAACGTAATCCCCGTGACCTCATCCTCCTCGACAATTAATTATCCTGCGAGGATCAGGGGAATACAAATGCGGGCTTTACAAACAAACGTAGCAAAATGGAAACGTGCCCATTAA